Proteins encoded within one genomic window of Gallus gallus isolate bGalGal1 chromosome 1, bGalGal1.mat.broiler.GRCg7b, whole genome shotgun sequence:
- the LOC112530909 gene encoding uncharacterized protein LOC112530909: protein MNKSSTEFKKFEAKFIEEIKKHLPPMILKLIEEGKMRIVINSLSNGSVIASFSIVLDGGENLTKTEISDAFTEALNMSTVLKADLKRTVIEARNSCQPGFNDCSRNATCTAEGATYSCQCSEGFTDNSPQVPGRVCRLKQNPPSQQITTVPPEGAMGRSTGITTSSVFATTFTSGACMPVLIKIENVTEEKIQLSWTSEDSKRGSLYTIFLMDGIREINKTTTSETTIMFKHLLPGHVYTVSVEVLSCAENSRTSVTVRTDPISCFNRTDFCLSQNRGCPDLKYIICSNYQSFVCRALLKNQTFNSSLYDTNTESYKAMSESIKTEVSCCSLICHHK, encoded by the exons ATGAACAAATCAAGTACAGAATTTAAGAAATTTGAAGCTAAGTTCATTGAGGAG ATAAAAAAACACCTGCCACCAATGATCCTGAAATTaatagaggaaggaaaaatgcgTATTGTAATTAATAGCCTCAGCAATGGCAGTGTGATTGCATCCTTCAGCATTGTGTTGGATGGAGGAGAAAATTTAACAAAGACAGAGATTTCAGATGCTTTTACGGAGGCCCTTAACATGAGTACAGTACTGAAAGCTGATCTTAAAAGGACTGTTATAGAAG CAAGGAATAGTTGTCAGCCAGGATTTAATGACTGCTCACGAAATGCTACCTGTACTGCTGAAGGAGCAACTTATTCCTGTCAATGCAGTGAAGGATTCACAGATAACAGTCCCCAGGTTCCAGGGAGAGTTTGCCGACTAAAGCAGAATCCACCTTCAC aacagaTAACTACAGTCCCTCCAGAAGGTGCAATGGGTAGATCTACAGGAATCACAACTAGTTCTGTTTTTGCTACCACATTTACATCAGGAGCTTGCA TGCCAGTGCTCATTAAAATTGAGAATGTGACTGAGGAGAAAATACAACTCAGCTGGACCTCAGAGGATAGCAAGAGAGGCAGTCTCTACACCATCTTCCTCATGGATGGAATCCGAGAGATAAACAAAACTACTACGAGTGAGACAACAATAATGTTTAAACATCTGCTTCCTGGTCACGTATACACAGTGTCTGTGGAAGTATTATCTTGTGCTGAGAATAGCAGGACTTCAGTGACTGTTCGAACAG atcCCATTTCCTGTTTCAACAGGACTGATTTTTGCCTATCACAGAATCGTGGTTGTCCGgacttaaaatatattatatgcTCAA actacCAATCCTTTGTCTGCAGAGCTTTGTTAAAAAACCAGACATTTAACAGTTCCCTTTATGACACTAATACTGAAAGCTACAAAGCAATGTCTGAAAGTATCAAAACAGAAGTAAGTTGCTGTAGTCTTATTTGTCACCATAAGTAA